A single Nicotiana tabacum cultivar K326 chromosome 5, ASM71507v2, whole genome shotgun sequence DNA region contains:
- the LOC107787610 gene encoding trihelix transcription factor GT-3b-like, producing the protein MEGQPNLYHQHQFVSQQNLLNIDTGGVGGGDRFPQWSIQETKDFLMIRGEMDQNFMETKRNKLLWEVIATKMKEKGYNRSAEQCKCKWKNLVTRYKGCETMEAEALRQQFPFYNELQAIFMERMLRMEAEEEENDEDSEEEKGGNKKKRKLKGNTSSSSNVASGNLVGNLKEILDDFMNKQMEMEMQWQKEYERREEERKIKEMEWRQKMEAVQNERLMMEKRWRKREEQWKMREETRAEKRDALITALLNKL; encoded by the exons ATGGAGGGTCAACCTAATCTTTATCATCAACATCAGTTTGTAAGTCAGCAAAATTTACTGAATATTGATACAGGTGGAGTTGGGGGTGGAGATAGGTTTCCACAATGGAGTATTCAAGAAACAAAGGATTTTTTGATGATTAGAGGAGAGATGGACCAGAATTTTATGGAGACAAAACGCAACAAGCTTCTGTGGGAAGTCATAGCtactaaaatgaaagaaaagggtTACAATCGCAGTGCTGAGCAGTGCAAATGCAAATGGAAGAATCTCGTTACTCGCTATaag gGCTGTGAAACAATGGAAGCAGAAGCTCTAAGACAACAATTTCCATTTTATAACGAGTTGCAAGCGATTTTTATGGAAAGAATGCTAAGGATGGAGGCTGAAGAGGAGGAAAATGATGAGGATAGTGAAGAAGAAAAAGGTggcaataaaaagaaaagaaagcttaAGGGAAACACAAGTAGTAGTAGTAATGTTGCTAGTGGGAATTTAGTGGGAAATTTAAAGGAAATTTTGGATGACTTTATGAATAAACAAATGGAAATGGAAATGCAATGGCAAAAAGAATATGAAAGAAGGGAAGAAGAGAGGAAAATAAAGGAGATGGAATGGAGACAAAAAATGGAGGCAGTGCAAAATGAGAGGCTAATGATGGAAAAGAGatggagaaaaagagaagagcaATGGAAAATGAGAGAAGAAACCAGAGCTGAGAAGAGAGATGCCCTAATTACTGCACTTCTCAACAAGCTTTGA